The Gemmatimonadaceae bacterium region GAGCCTCGCCGGCCTCTCGCCGCTCGCGCGTGCCGGTCCGCGGTTCGACGACGAAGTCGAAATGCGTGTGTGGAGCGCGCTCGGCCACGGCGCCGCAAGCTTGGATGAATTGTGCGCCCGATCCGGCCTTCCGGTCGCGCAATGCCTCTCCGCCGTGACCGGATTGGAGCTGCGCGGCGTCGTAGAATGCGCGCTGACCGGAGAGGTTCGGCGCCGCTGAGAGGGACATATTTCGGGGGTGCTCCCTCGCCATCTGTACGTCCACGTTCCGTTCTGCGCGCGACGCTGCGTGTACTGCGATTTCTCGATCGCGGTTCGCCGCGACGTGCCGGTGGACGACTACGTGTCGGCGGTCGCCAGGGAGTTGGAGATTCGATTCGCGGGCGCAGAGCGTTTCGGGGAGGTCTCGACGCTGTATCTCGGCGGCGGCACGCCGTCGAGGCTCGGCGGGGCGGGCGTTTCGAGATTGCTCGAGATGCTCACGAGACGAATCGAGTTCGCGCCCGATGCCGAGGTGACGCTCGAGGCGAATCCCGACGATGTCACGTCCGAGACGGCCAAAGCGTGGCGCAACGCCGGCGTCAATCGACTGTCGATCGGCGCGCAGTCGTTCGACGACGGCGTTCTGTCATGGATGCACCGCACGCATGACGCGTCACAGATTGGTCGCGCGGTCGACGCCGCGAGGCGCGCCGGGATCGATGACGTTTCCGTCGACCTGATCTTCTCCCTGCCCGAAAAGACTCAACGCTCGTGGGCGGCCGATCTGGAGCAGGCACTCGCGCTCGAGCCGACCCACGTGTCCTTGTACGGTCTCACCATCGAGCCTCACACGCCGTTGGGGAGATGGCGTCAAAGGGGAGAGGTCGATGAATCGCCGGACGAGCGCTACGAGGCCGAGTTTCTGACGGCGCACGAGACGCTTGCCGCAGCGGGCTTCGACCACTACGAGGTCTCGAACTTCGCGCGACCTGGGCGTCGCGCGCGGCACAACTCGTCGTACTGGAAGCGAGTACCGTACACCGGCATCGGGCCCTCGTCGCACGGCTTCGACGGAACCGAACGGCGGTGGAACGAGGCCGCCTATGCCGAATGGTGCCGTTTGCTCGCTGAAGGATCCGACCCTCTGGCCGGCCGCGAGCTTCTCACCGCGGAGGACGTGGCGGCCGAGCGAGTTTACCTGGGTCTCCGAACGATCGATGGATTGACCCTCACAACCGACGAAATCACACGCGTTTCCCCGTGGGTTGAGCACGGGTGGGCGCTGTTGCGCGATGGTGACCGCGCGGTCCTGACCCCGCAGGGGTGGCTCCGGCTGGACGCCCTCGCGGCCGACTTGACAGTCGAGCGAAGTCGTTACTATGTTTGAAGTTATGGCATCAGAGCAGCTCAACAAGCGTGAGCGCCGCGTGCTCGAGGCCGTGATCCGAAGTTACGTGGAGACTGCGGAGCCGGCGGGCTCGCGGACTCTCTCCAAGCGGTTCGGTCTCGGCGTGTCCCCGGCGACGATCCGCAACACGATGAGCGACCTCGAAAACAAGGGGTTTCTCTTCCATCCGCACACGTCGGCGGGGCGCGTTCCGACGAACAAGGCCTACCGCGCGTACGTCGATTCGCTCTTGAGCTTGCCGCCGCTCCGGGCGGTGGAAACCGAACGTCTGATCGAAGAGATCACGGGCGCCAACGCGTCTCCGATCGAGATGGTGCTTCGACGCGCCGCGCAGACGCTCGGCGTTCTGACACAGGAATTGGGCGTCGCTCTCGGACCCCGTCTCGATCACTCCATCTTGCGTCGGCTCGAGCTGGTACGAGTGAGCAGCGAGCGAATGCTCATGGTGCTCACGCTCGACGGCGGCATGGTGCGTACGGTGTTCGTCGAGGTTCCGGTCGACATCGCCGACACAGCGCTCGGCGCCGTGACGGCGGTGCTCAATGAGCGCCTGGCCGGTCTGACACTCGGCCAGATTCGCGGATCGCTGCCGGAGCGACTGCGCGACAGCAGCTCCGATCCACGCGCCGCGGAGCTGTTGAACATCTTCGTGCAAGAAGGCGAACAGTTGTTCGAGGCGGCGATGCCGATCTCCGACGCGCAGCCCGTACTGTTCGGCTCGACGTCGTCGCTCACGGAACAGCCCGAGTTTTCGGCCGCCGATCGGCTGCGCCGTCTGCTGGAGCTGACCGAAACGCCGCACGCGCTGGGTGAGACGATGCGCAAGCGCGTGCACGCGCCTGGCATCTCGATCACGATCGGCGCGGAACACGACGACCCGCGGCTGGAAGACTTCACCGTCGTCACGGCGGAGTATCACATCGGACCGTTGGCGGGCGTGATCGGCGTGATCGGTCCGACGCGCATGCCGTACGACAAGGTGATCGCGCTGGTGAGCCATACGTCGCGACTGCTCAGCGACCTTCTCGAGTAAAACGATGGCGGACTTTTACGGGGTTCTCGACGTTCCGCGCACGGCGGCCGACGAAGAGATCAAGAAGGCATATCGCAAACTCGCGATGAAGTATCATCCAGACCGCAACAACGGCTCGAAGGACGCCGAGGAGCGGTTCAAGGAGATCACGGAAGCGTACGACGTGTTGCGCGATCCGCAGAAGCGCGCCGCGTACGACCGGTACGGCGAGGCGGGATTGCGCGGCGGCTCGGCGGGCTTCCACCACGTGGATCTCTCCGAAGCGCTCGGCATCTTCATGCGCGACTTCGGCGGACTGGGCGGGTTGGAATCGCTCTTCGGCGCGCGCGGCGGCGGTGATCCGCGCGCGGGCGCCGACGTCAAGATCACGGTGCCGTTGACGCTCGCCGAAGTGTCCACGGGAGTCGAGAAGAAGATCCTCATTCGAACGCTCGAGCCGTGCGAGAAGTGCGCGGGATCGGGGGCCGAGCCGGGGTCGAAGGCACAGACGTGCGCGACCTGTCAGGGACAGGGAGAAGTGCGGCGCGCGCAGCGCTCCTTCTTCGGGCAGTTCGTCAGCGTCGTCACCTGTCCGACTTGTCACGGTGAAGGGAAAGTCGTGAGCTCCCCGTGCAAGGCGTGCCGGGGCGAAGGAAGGCTGCGCGGCGAGCGCGAGCTGACCGTACAGATTCCGGCGGGCGTCGCGACGGGGCAGTACATGACACTGCGCGATGCCGGCAACGCCGGCCTGCGCGGCGGCCAGCGCGGCGACGTGCACGTGCTCTTCGAGGTCGCGGACGATCCGCGCTTCGAGCGCGACGGCGAGGACCTCTACACCGAAGTGCTCGCGACCTACCCGCAGCTCGCGCTCGGCTCGCAGGTGAGCGTGCCGACCGTCTCCGGTCACACCACGCTGGACGTCCCGGCGGGAACGCAGAGCGGCCAGGTCTTTC contains the following coding sequences:
- the hrcA gene encoding heat-inducible transcriptional repressor HrcA encodes the protein MASEQLNKRERRVLEAVIRSYVETAEPAGSRTLSKRFGLGVSPATIRNTMSDLENKGFLFHPHTSAGRVPTNKAYRAYVDSLLSLPPLRAVETERLIEEITGANASPIEMVLRRAAQTLGVLTQELGVALGPRLDHSILRRLELVRVSSERMLMVLTLDGGMVRTVFVEVPVDIADTALGAVTAVLNERLAGLTLGQIRGSLPERLRDSSSDPRAAELLNIFVQEGEQLFEAAMPISDAQPVLFGSTSSLTEQPEFSAADRLRRLLELTETPHALGETMRKRVHAPGISITIGAEHDDPRLEDFTVVTAEYHIGPLAGVIGVIGPTRMPYDKVIALVSHTSRLLSDLLE
- the hemW gene encoding radical SAM family heme chaperone HemW yields the protein MLPRHLYVHVPFCARRCVYCDFSIAVRRDVPVDDYVSAVARELEIRFAGAERFGEVSTLYLGGGTPSRLGGAGVSRLLEMLTRRIEFAPDAEVTLEANPDDVTSETAKAWRNAGVNRLSIGAQSFDDGVLSWMHRTHDASQIGRAVDAARRAGIDDVSVDLIFSLPEKTQRSWAADLEQALALEPTHVSLYGLTIEPHTPLGRWRQRGEVDESPDERYEAEFLTAHETLAAAGFDHYEVSNFARPGRRARHNSSYWKRVPYTGIGPSSHGFDGTERRWNEAAYAEWCRLLAEGSDPLAGRELLTAEDVAAERVYLGLRTIDGLTLTTDEITRVSPWVEHGWALLRDGDRAVLTPQGWLRLDALAADLTVERSRYYV
- the dnaJ gene encoding molecular chaperone DnaJ; protein product: MADFYGVLDVPRTAADEEIKKAYRKLAMKYHPDRNNGSKDAEERFKEITEAYDVLRDPQKRAAYDRYGEAGLRGGSAGFHHVDLSEALGIFMRDFGGLGGLESLFGARGGGDPRAGADVKITVPLTLAEVSTGVEKKILIRTLEPCEKCAGSGAEPGSKAQTCATCQGQGEVRRAQRSFFGQFVSVVTCPTCHGEGKVVSSPCKACRGEGRLRGERELTVQIPAGVATGQYMTLRDAGNAGLRGGQRGDVHVLFEVADDPRFERDGEDLYTEVLATYPQLALGSQVSVPTVSGHTTLDVPAGTQSGQVFHLRGRGLPRVNANGTGDLHVRVQLWTPERLTEEERQIIARLSELQPGVPADGRSKGFWAKMKEALGA